In a single window of the Emys orbicularis isolate rEmyOrb1 chromosome 11, rEmyOrb1.hap1, whole genome shotgun sequence genome:
- the TMEM37 gene encoding voltage-dependent calcium channel gamma-like subunit, protein MTAIAVQAQRLLAHRRPKKSFFETFIRSLIILCVAIAVVLSSISVCDGHWLFAKGQLFGLWHFCTIGNSTILKCVTDLNQASVEGINFGMILARSVVSLAVVVAIFGLELLMVSQVCEDTNSRRKWSMGSVLILLSFLLSSSGVLSFLILLKDYITFMGFTLTFWCEFIAACLFFLNGMSGLHINNITYPWNRARKF, encoded by the coding sequence GCACAGAGGTTGCTTGCTCACAGAAGACCCAAGAAATCATTCTTTGAGACGTTCATCAGAAGCCTCATTATTTTATGCGTGGCAATAGCAGTTGTCCTGTCATCAATTTCAGTTTGCGATGGCCACTGGCTTTTTGCAAAAGGACAGTTGTTTGGATTGTGGCACTTCTGCACCATAGGCAACAGCACCATATTGAAATGTGTCACTGATCTGAATCAGGCCAGTGTGGAAGGGATTAATTTTGGAATGATTCTTGCAAGAAGTGTGGTGTCTCTTGCTGTGGTTGTTGCAATATTTGGCCTGGAACTTCTGATGGTCTCCCAAGTCTGTGAAGACACTAATTCAAGACGAAAATGGTCAATGGGATCAGTCCTTATTCTTCTCTCATTTCTCTTGTCCTCCAGTGGAGTCCTGAGTTTTTTAATCCTCCTGAAGGACTACATTACCTTCATGGGCTTCACACTGACCTTTTGGTGTGAGTTCATTGCTGCCTGCCTTTTCTTCCTTAATGGAATGAGCGGACTTCACATTAACAACATAACATACCCGTGGAACAGAGCAAGAAAATTCTAG